From Pseudomonas sp. LS1212, the proteins below share one genomic window:
- a CDS encoding SMI1/KNR4 family protein produces the protein MEEVIEQLREANEPVPVPLELPDEDLLVEIEEQLFINIPFVFKEFLLTVSDVVYGSLEPVTVTDPQSHTYLPEVAATAWDMGVPRELIPICQDGDDYYCVEEDGTVVLWSGEEELVTEESWESVWHWARDVWLES, from the coding sequence GTGGAAGAAGTCATCGAACAGCTCCGAGAAGCCAATGAACCCGTACCGGTCCCCCTCGAGTTGCCGGACGAGGATCTACTGGTCGAGATCGAAGAACAGTTGTTCATCAATATTCCTTTCGTCTTCAAGGAATTCCTGCTGACCGTCAGTGACGTCGTCTACGGCAGTCTCGAACCGGTCACCGTCACCGACCCGCAGTCACACACCTACCTTCCCGAGGTCGCGGCCACCGCCTGGGATATGGGTGTACCGCGAGAGCTGATTCCCATCTGCCAGGATGGTGACGACTACTACTGCGTCGAGGAAGACGGCACCGTGGTGCTGTGGTCCGGCGAAGAAGAACTCGTCACAGAAGAGAGTTGGGAGTCCGTCTGGCATTGGGCTCGGGACGTCTGGCTGGAAAGCTGA
- a CDS encoding cation:proton antiporter, which yields MHAISFIQDLAVIMLVAGVVTILFHRFKQPVVLGYIVAGLIIGPHTPPFALIDDEETIKTLAELGVILLMFCLGLEFSLRKLFKVGATAFIAAFLEIVLMIWIGFEIGRWFEWSTMDSLFLGAILAISSTTIIVKALNDLKMKNQRFAQLIFGVLIVEDILGIGIIALLSGIAVSGAVSSGEVFSTVGKLSLFMIVALVIGILLVPRLLAYVAKFESNEMLLVTVLGLCFGFCLLVVKLEYSIVLGAFLIGAIMAESRELLKIERLIEPIRDMFSAIFFVAIGLMIDPLILLDYTWPIIVITVAVVLGKMLSCGLGAFIAGNDGRTSLRVGMGLSQIGEFSFIIAALGITLQVTSDFLYPVAVAVSAITTLLTPYLIRAADPLSLKLAAVMPRRVARVFGLYGEWLRSIQPHGQGALLASMIRRILLQVMVNLALVVAIFISGGFFAERIGTYLDEWFRDPGWQKALIWGAALLLSLPFLIAAYRKLKALSILLAEMGVKPEMAGRHTQRVRRVIAEVIPLLSLLVIFLLLAALSASILPTSELLLLVIVVAAIIAAVLWRWFIRVHARMQIALLETLENNHQNDSGH from the coding sequence GTGCATGCCATCAGTTTCATTCAGGACTTGGCGGTGATCATGCTGGTCGCCGGTGTTGTGACAATCCTTTTCCATCGCTTCAAGCAGCCTGTGGTGCTGGGCTACATCGTCGCCGGCTTGATCATCGGCCCGCATACACCGCCGTTCGCGCTCATCGACGATGAGGAAACGATCAAGACCCTGGCAGAGCTCGGGGTGATCCTCCTGATGTTCTGCCTGGGCCTGGAATTCAGCCTGCGCAAACTGTTCAAGGTCGGCGCCACTGCATTCATTGCCGCATTCCTGGAAATCGTATTGATGATCTGGATCGGCTTTGAGATCGGCCGCTGGTTCGAATGGAGCACCATGGATTCGCTGTTTCTTGGCGCAATCCTGGCGATTTCCTCGACCACAATCATCGTCAAGGCACTCAATGACCTGAAGATGAAAAACCAGCGCTTCGCGCAATTGATCTTCGGCGTGCTGATTGTCGAAGACATCCTCGGTATAGGCATCATCGCCTTGCTTTCGGGGATCGCGGTCAGTGGTGCGGTCAGTTCCGGCGAGGTGTTCTCTACGGTCGGCAAGCTGTCGCTGTTCATGATCGTGGCACTGGTCATCGGCATTTTGCTGGTGCCACGCCTGCTTGCCTATGTGGCGAAGTTCGAAAGCAACGAGATGCTGCTGGTGACGGTCCTGGGCCTGTGCTTCGGCTTCTGCCTGTTGGTAGTCAAGCTTGAATACAGCATTGTGCTGGGCGCCTTCCTGATCGGCGCGATCATGGCAGAATCACGCGAACTGCTGAAAATAGAACGTCTGATCGAACCCATTCGCGACATGTTCAGTGCAATCTTTTTTGTCGCCATCGGCTTGATGATCGACCCGCTCATCCTGCTCGACTACACCTGGCCGATCATCGTGATTACTGTCGCGGTGGTGCTGGGCAAGATGCTGTCTTGCGGCCTGGGCGCATTCATTGCCGGCAACGATGGTCGTACGTCCTTGCGAGTTGGAATGGGGCTGTCCCAGATTGGCGAGTTTTCCTTCATCATCGCAGCGCTGGGCATTACCTTGCAGGTCACCAGCGATTTTCTCTACCCGGTTGCGGTAGCCGTCTCGGCGATCACGACGCTGCTGACGCCTTATCTGATCCGTGCCGCCGATCCGTTGTCGCTGAAGCTCGCCGCTGTCATGCCCAGGCGCGTAGCCAGGGTGTTCGGACTCTACGGTGAATGGTTGCGCAGCATCCAGCCCCATGGCCAGGGTGCGCTGTTGGCATCGATGATCAGGCGCATTCTGCTGCAGGTCATGGTCAACCTGGCGTTGGTGGTGGCGATTTTCATCAGCGGTGGTTTTTTTGCCGAGCGCATCGGCACTTACCTGGATGAATGGTTCCGCGACCCTGGTTGGCAGAAAGCCTTGATCTGGGGCGCGGCGCTGCTGCTGTCCCTGCCGTTTTTGATTGCGGCCTATCGCAAACTCAAGGCGCTTTCGATTTTGCTCGCGGAGATGGGGGTCAAGCCGGAAATGGCCGGCCGGCATACCCAGCGCGTGCGACGGGTTATCGCCGAAGTGATTCCACTGCTGTCCTTGCTGGTGATTTTCCTGCTGCTGGCGGCGTTATCCGCCAGCATTCTGCCGACCAGCGAGCTATTGCTGCTGGTGATCGTCGTTGCTGCCATCATCGCCGCAGTGCTTTGGCGATGGTTTATCCGGGTGCATGCGCGGATGCAGATCGCGCTGCTGGAGACCCTGGAAAACAACCACCAGAACGACTCTGGGCACTAG
- a CDS encoding acyl-CoA thioesterase, translating into MEPGNAQLSMTVLMTPDMANFSGNVHGGTLLKYLDEVAYACASRYAGRYVVTLSVDQVIFREPIHVGELVTFLASVNYTGNTSMEVGIKVVTENIRERSVRHTNSCFFTMVAVDDDRKSAAVPPLQPQTSEEKRRYIQGKQRRQIRQELEKRYQELKADAL; encoded by the coding sequence ATGGAACCTGGAAACGCCCAGTTGTCGATGACCGTCCTGATGACTCCGGACATGGCCAACTTTTCTGGCAATGTGCACGGCGGGACACTGCTCAAATATCTCGACGAAGTCGCCTACGCCTGCGCGAGCCGCTATGCGGGCCGGTATGTGGTCACGCTGTCGGTCGATCAGGTGATTTTTCGCGAACCGATTCATGTCGGTGAACTGGTGACCTTCCTGGCATCGGTCAACTACACCGGCAACACCTCGATGGAGGTAGGCATCAAGGTGGTCACGGAGAACATCCGCGAGCGCTCGGTGCGCCACACTAACAGCTGCTTCTTCACCATGGTTGCCGTCGATGACGACCGCAAATCGGCTGCAGTGCCACCTCTGCAACCGCAAACCAGCGAAGAAAAACGCCGGTACATCCAGGGCAAGCAACGTCGGCAGATTCGCCAGGAGCTGGAAAAGCGCTATCAGGAACTCAAGGCCGACGCGCTATAA